The Amyelois transitella isolate CPQ chromosome 20, ilAmyTran1.1, whole genome shotgun sequence genome has a segment encoding these proteins:
- the LOC106134418 gene encoding putative odorant receptor 71a, whose protein sequence is MMRKFLANKEDDNHPLLGPNIWGLKLGRLLQTHDGSGFNSLIYNLIHIAATFFVLSQYIELWFIRSDIALALENLSVSMQSTICIVKAVTFVFWHKSWSDIINFVSSLELSQLSTNDRKTRVVIGKYTKYSRVVTYSFCVLLVGTVLSEVVSPLLALFISNNEDTVKNTTVSYPPIMSSWTPFERSQGFGFWLVFIEQTWFCCYAGVITSFYDSTVIVLMNFFAGQMHLLNINCSRLFENSRELTNHEAKQKIRECHNHHLSLLKYCKILDSVLSPVMFLYVIICSLMICTNAVQMTSDSTTKMEKIRIVVYLTALISQLLLYCWHSNEVLVMSEQVDDGVYKSDWWTQDVKIRRSILLLGGQLRKTVCFAAGPFVNLNVPTFIAIMKGSYSYYTLLSQKKD, encoded by the exons ATGATGAGAAAATTTCTTGCAAATAAAGAAGACGATAATCACCCATTGCTCGGACCAAATATATGGGGTCTGAAGCTTGGTCGGCTTTTACAAACTCATGATGGATCGGGTTTTAATTCtcttatttacaatttaattcaCATTGCAGCTACGTTTTTCGTTTTGAGCCAGTATATTGAATTATGGTTCATCCGATCTGACATTGCATTAGCTTTGGAAAATCTTTCTGTGTCTATGCAAAGTACCATTTGCATTGTTAAAGCTGTTACTTTTGTGTTTTGGCACAAATCCTGGAGTGAcatcattaattttgtttcttctttAGAACTGTCCCAACTATCTACTAATGATAGGAAAACCAGAGTTGTTATTGGCAAATATACGAAATATTCACGCGTAGTTACATATTCTTTCTGTGTTTTGTTAGTTGGTACAGTTTTATCAGAAGTAGTGTCCCCTTTGTTAGCTTTGTTTATATCAAATAATGAAGACACCGTCAAAAATACAACAGTATCGTATCCACCAATAATGAGCTCATGGACTCCTTTTGAAAGATCACAGGGTTTTGGCTTCTGGCTTGTCTTTATAGAACAAACATGGTTTTGCTGTTACGCTGGAGTAATAACTTCTTTCTACGACTCAACTGTTATAGTTCTCATGAATTTCTTTGCTGGACAAATGCATTTGCTGAACATTAATTGTTCAAGATTGTTTGAGAACTCAAGGGAGTTAACTAATCATgaagcaaaacaaaaaatacggGAATGCCACAATCATCATTTGTCTTTACTCAA ataTTGCAAAATTTTGGACAGTGTTTTATCTCCTGTGATGTTTCtgtatgttataatttgtTCTCTTATGATCTGCACAAATGCTGTTCAAATGACATCG GATTCAACAACGAAAATGGAAAAAATTCGGATTGTTGTATATTTGACCGCATTAATATCCCAATTGCTTCTCTATTGCTGGCATAGCAATGAAGTTTTAGTAATG agTGAGCAGGTGGACGATGGGGTTTACAAAAGCGACTGGTGGACTCAAGACGTGAAGATCCGTCGGAGTATTCTCCTGCTGGGTGGTCAACTCCGCAAGACTGTGTGCTTCGCCGCTGGCCCATTTGTCAATCTAAATGTTCCTACTTTTATTGCT ATAATGAAAGGATCATACAGTTATTACACGCTTCTTAGTCAGAAAAAAGATTAA
- the LOC106134431 gene encoding odorant receptor Or2-like has translation MIRKFVSNLEDENHPLLAPTLWGLKTWGLWQPIKGLNSTFHNLIHIAAVLFVISQYIELWNIRSDLALALQNLSVTMLSTVCVVKAGTFVFWQRSWTQIINYVSSLEISQLSTSDSITGGVIGKYTKYSRRVTYFYWHLVAGTVLTLILAPLAALAMSSEVRGRASNDSASYPEIMSSWAPFDRSRGFGYWIIYVEQASICFYGGGIVAMYDSNAVVLMNFFAGQMELLSINCSRLFENDEELSNVDAMLRIENCYKHHMSLIKHCKILNSVLSPVMFLYVVICSLMICASAIQLTTDSTTSMEKIRISEYLVALIAQLFLYCWHSNEVLTMSSKVDDGVYKSDWWTRDVKIRRNVLLLGGQLRKTIFFTAGPFADLNLPTFIAILRGSYSYYTLLSKKED, from the exons ATGATACGAAAATTTGTGTCTAATTTAGAAGACGAAAATCATCCGTTGCTAGCGCCCACTCTTTGGGGTCTCAAAACTTGGGGTCTCTGGCAACCTATAAAAGGCTTAAATTCAACTTTTCACAATTTGATTCACATTGCAGCAGTACTCTTTGTTATAAGCCAATACATCGAATTGTGGAATATTAGATCAGATCTTGCATTGGCTTTGCAAAATCTTTCAGTTACAATGCTAAGTACTGTTTGCGTCGTCAAAGCGGGTACTTTTGTGTTTTGGCAAAGATCATGGACGCAAATCATCAACTATGTATCCTCTTTAGAAATATCTCAATTATCTACGAGTGATAGTATAACTGGAGGAGTGATTGGCAAATATACTAAATATTCGCGAAGGGTTACTTATTTCTATTGGCATTTAGTTGCTGGTACAGTTTTGACTTTAATATTAGCACCTTTAGCTGCTTTAGCAATGTCTTCGGAAGTCAGAGGGAGAGCCTCTAATGATTCAGCATCTTATCCAGAAATAATGAGTTCATGGGCACCATTCGACAGGTCCAGAGGTTTTGGGTATTGGATTATTTATGTGGAACAAGCCTCGATTTGCTTCTACGGTGGCGGCATTGTAGCCATGTATGACTCTAATGCTGTCGTTCTGATGAATTTCTTCGCCGGTCAGATGGAATTGCTGAGTATAAATTGTTCAAGATTATTCGAGAACGACGAAGAGTTGAGCAACGTTGACGCGATGCTCAGGATTGAGAATTGTTACAAACATCATATGTCACTTATCAA ACATTGCAAGATTTTGAATAGTGTTCTATCGCCAGTAATGTTTCTTTATGTCGTCATTTGCTCACTAATGATTTGTGCGAGTGCTATACAATTAACAAcg gatAGTACTACAAGCATGGAAAAGATCAGGATTTCAGAATATTTGGTAGCCTTAATCGCCCAACTGTTCCTTTATTGTTGGCACAGTAATGAAGTTTTAACAATG AGTAGCAAAGTGGACGATGGCGTGTACAAAAGTGACTGGTGGACCCGCGATGTCAAAATTCGTCGAAATGTCCTACTGCTTGGTGGTCAGCTTCGAAAGACCATTTTCTTCACTGCTGGACCATTTGCTGATCTCAATTTACCCACTTTTATTGct atattGAGAGGATCGTACAGTTATTACACGCTTCTCAGCAAGAAAGAAGATTAA
- the LOC106134419 gene encoding putative odorant receptor 71a, protein MIRKFLTNKEDDNHPLLGPNIWGLKLGRLLQTHDGSGFNSLIYNLIHIAATFFVLSQYIELWFIRSDIALALENLSVTMESTICIVKAVTFVFWHKSWSDIINFVSSLELSQLSTNDGKTRVVIGKYTKYSRVVTYSFCVLLVGTVLSEVVSPLLALFISNNEDTVKNTTVSYPPIMSSWTPFERSQGFGYCLVFIEQTWFCCYAGVITSFYDSTVIVLMNFFAGQMHLLNINCSRLFENSGELTNHEAEQKIRECHNHHLSLLKYCKILDSVLSPVMFLYVIICSLMICTNAVKLTSDSTTKMEKIRIVVYLTALISQLLLYCWHSNEVLVMSKQVDYGVYKSDWWTQDVKIRRSILLLGGQLRKTVCFAAGPFVNLNVPTFIAILKGSYSYYTLLNQKKDEFAI, encoded by the exons ATGATAAGAAAATTTCTGACAAATAAAGAAGACGATAATCACCCATTGCTCGGACCAAATATATGGGGTCTGAAACTTGGTCGGCTTTTACAAACTCATGATGGATCGGGTTTTAATTCtcttatttacaatttaattcaCATTGCAGCTACGTTTTTCGTTTTGAGCCAGTATATTGAATTATGGTTCATCCGATCTGACATTGCATTAGCTTTGGAAAATCTTTCTGTGACTATGGAAAGTACCATTTGCATTGTTAAAGCTGTTACTTTTGTGTTTTGGCACAAATCCTGGAGTGAcatcattaattttgtttcttctttAGAACTGTCCCAACTATCTACTAATGATGGGAAAACTAGAGTTGTTATTGGCAAATATACGAAATATTCACGCGTTGTCACATATTCTTTCTGTGTTTTGTTAGTTGGTACAGTTTTATCAGAAGTAGTGTCCCCTTTGTTAGCTTTGTTTATATCAAATAATGAAGACACCGTCAAAAATACAACAGTATCGTATCCACCAATAATGAGCTCATGGACTCCTTTTGAAAGATCACAGGGTTTTGGTTACTGCCTTGTCTTTATAGAACAAACATGGTTTTGCTGTTACGCTGGAGTAATAACTTCTTTCTACGACTCAACTGTTATAGTTCTCATGAATTTCTTTGCTGGACAAATGCATTTGCTGAACATTAATTGTTCAAGATTGTTTGAGAACTCAGGGGAGTTAACTAATCACGAAGCAGAACAAAAAATACGGGAATGCCACAATCATCATTTGTCTTTACTCAA ataTTGCAAGATTTTGGACAGTGTTTTATCTCCTGTGATGTTTCtgtatgttataatttgtTCTCTAATGATCTGCACAAATGCTGTTAAATTGACATcg GATTCAACAACGAAAATGGAAAAAATTCGGATTGTTGTATATTTGACCGCATTAATATCCCAATTGCTTCTCTATTGCTGGCATAGCAATGAAGTTTTAGTAATG agTAAGCAAGTGGACTATGGGGTTTACAAAAGCGACTGGTGGACTCAAGACGTGAAAATCCGTCGGAGTATTCTCCTGCTGGGTGGTCAACTCCGCAAGACTGTGTGCTTCGCCGCTGGCCCATTTGTCAATCTAAATGTTCCTACTTTTATTGCT ATATTGAAAGGATCCTACAGTTATTACACGCTTCTAAACCAGAAAAAAGATGAGTTTGCAATCTGA
- the LOC106134420 gene encoding odorant receptor Or2-like — protein sequence MIREKISSLAKFLENPKHPLLGPNLKGLSFGGMWLRGPKIWIRFQYFVNFFTFFFVLSQFMEAYNIRNDLNKLLQNLSVTILSFTCYFKCMTFVYHSDDWSELFHSISKEELGAIKLGDKRVITLMNEYTKYSRFVTYSYWILVSITNAAMIIAPVFKLISSSKYRREIKSGVITYPEILSSWFPFDNTQTLGYFLACFVHVSMCSKGAAITAVFDTNAVAIMVFLKGQMIILKEKCKNIFENYNTNEEVLQRVKECHRHHSFLMRTYQSFDALLSPIMFLYVLICSITICFSVVQYVSVDVTLSYKLWIVEYTIAQISQLFLFCWHSNDVLLESKTISDGVYFSDWWRSDKIMRKQIHLLAGKMNRPVICNAGPYTTLTIPTFIDILKGAYSFFTLFSQIQE from the exons ATGATTCGtgaaaaaatatcttctttGGCCAAGTTTCTTGAAAACCCTAAACATCCATTACTGGGCCCTAATCTAAAAGGTCTGTCGTTTGGAGGAATGTGGCTTAGAGGTCCTAAAATATGGATTCGTTTCCAATACTTTGTGAATTTCTTCACATTCTTCTTCGTACTCAGTCAGTTTATGGAGGCCTACAATATAAGGAACGATCTGAATAAACTACTGCAAAATCTCTCTGTAACAATCTTGAGTTTTACTTGTTACTTCAAGTGCATGACTTTTGTGTATCATTCGGATGATTGGTCGGAATTATTTCACAGTATTTCTAAAGAAGAACTTGGAGCTATTAAACTAGGAGATAAAAGAGTTATCACATTGATGAATGAGTATACAAAATATTCTCGTTTCGTTACATACTCTTATTGGATTCTAGTTTCAATCACAAACGCTGCTATGATAATTGCACCTGTTTTCAAACTGATCTCATCATCTAAATACCGCAGAGAAATTAAATCAGGTGTTATAACTTATCCAGAAATTTTGAGCTCTTGGTTCCCTTTTGACAATACCCAAACTCTGGGATATTTTTTAGCTTGTTTTGTCCATGTTTCAATGTGCTCAAAAGGAGCAGCAATAACTGCAGTTTTCGATACAAATGCTGTAGCAATAATGGTGTTTCTAAAAGGGCAAATGATCATATTGAAGGAGAAATGCAAAAATATCTTTGAGAATTATAATACTAATGAAGAAGTCTTACAACGAGTTAAAGAATGTCACAGACATCACAGTTTTTTGATGAG GACATATCAATCTTTTGACGCCTTGTTGTCACCGATTATGTtcttgtatgtattgattTGTTCAATCACGATTTGTTTTAGCGTGGTTCAATATGTATCA GTAGATGTGACACTTTCATACAAATTGTGGATCGTAGAGTACACTATTGCGCAGATTTCAcaactatttttgttttgttggcACAGCAATGATGTCTTATTGGAG aGCAAAACAATAAGCGATGGTGTCTACTTCAGCGACTGGTGGCGATCCGACAAGATTATGCGAAAGCAGATACACTTACTAGCAGGAAAAATGAACCGGCCTGTCATCTGCAACGCTGGGCCGTACACCACTCTTACGATACCTACTTTTATTGAT ATTCTGAAAGGAGCGTATAGCTTTTTCACTTTGTTCTCTCAGATTCaagaataa